From Musa acuminata AAA Group cultivar baxijiao chromosome BXJ3-8, Cavendish_Baxijiao_AAA, whole genome shotgun sequence, one genomic window encodes:
- the LOC135645735 gene encoding protein PAIR1-like: protein MKLRINKACDLGSISVLPPRRSGGMSSGGDGLGRSQASQIRSQSQQSFSQGISLSQLSQSSFEEPLVNDQRFGSQEKDNSLRKISSLAPIALTREESQLQLTRASSNVMHRWNAASMSDNRFQVSEELEHKLRHIESSINRVGMILDSVQSDVMQVNRAAKELSLEVEGIRQKVSLLENSMQQMVKWEDDIKAFIGGSLTSISDQLIKISSSGKVNEIASAVATLQEQMFSRLARLECEVCRFFSEKEVRESGIKSSNNQHSVKFQSPMVRESGIKSSNNQHSVKFQSPMSGNYMDIKESLEGNIEEKKVSAAPLMSNKQRSPPFKKEGKLESFKSKLTEPKHTVKHKHIIPHTKQEEFVRVIVDLDEESDGGISCLIVNKGTGLTRV, encoded by the exons ATGAAGCTAAGGATCAACAAAGCCTGCGATCTGGGCTCCATCTCTGTTCTTCCTCCGAG GAGATCGGGCGGAATGAGCTCTGGAGGCGATGGACTGGGGAGGAGCCAGGCGTCTCAGATCCGTTCCCAATCGCAGCAGTCGTTCTCCCAGGGCATCTCTCTGTCGCAGCTCTCCCAGAGCTCGTTTGAGGAGCCTCTGGTCAACGATCAG AGATTTGGTTCTCAAGAAAAAGATAACTCATTAAGAAAGATCTCGTCATTGGCACCGATCGCACTAACAAGAGAAGAATCTCAGCTACAGCTCACAAGAGCATCTAGCAATGTTATGCACCGATGGAATGCAGCCTCGATGTCAGATAATAGAT TTCAGGTCAGTGAAGAACTTGAACACAAACTTCGACACATTGAAAGCTCAATCAATAGGGTTGGAATGATCCTGGATTCTGTTCAAAGTGATGTTATGCAAGTAAACAGAGCGGCAAAAGAATTATCATTAGAAG TGGAAGGGATAAGGCAAAAAGTAAGTCTTCTTGAAAACTCCATGCAACAAATG GTGAAGTGGGAAGATGATATCAAAGCTTTTATTGGTGGAAGCCTCACTTCCATTTCTGATCAGCTGATCAAAATCTCCAGTTCTGGCAAAGTAAATGAGATTGCCTCAGCAGTTGCAACTTTGCAAGAGCAGATGTTTTCACGTTTAGCACGACTCGAGTGTGAAGTTTGTAGGTTTTTTTCTGAAAAGGAG GTAAGGGAAAGTGGCATTAAGTCCTCTAATAACCAACATTCAGTTAAATTCCAGTCACCTATG GTAAGGGAAAGTGGCATTAAGTCCTCTAATAACCAACATTCAGTTAAATTCCAGTCACCTATG AGCGGAAATTATATGGATATAAAAGAGTCTCTGGAGGGCaatatagaagaaaaaaaagt TTCTGCTGCACCACTGATGAGCAACAAGCAAAGGTCTCCACCTTTTAAGAAAGAAGGAAAGCTAGAGTCATTTAAATCAAAGCTGACTGAACCAAAGCATACTGTGAAACACAAACACATAATTCCTCATACAAAGCAG GAAGAATTTGTTAGAGTAATCGTTGATTTAGATGAAGAAAGTGATGGAGGCATCTCATGCCTTATAGTGAACAAAGGAACAG GATTAACAAGAGTGTAG